The Thermoleophilum album genome contains a region encoding:
- a CDS encoding alpha/beta hydrolase produces the protein MRVASELELTEVRFTSGAEECAGWLIWPTAAHGVPGAQGAQGDGPVACVVMAHGFGATRRGGLLRFAQAFARAGMAVLLFDYRHFGESGGLPRQLVDVREQLEDWHAAVAYARSLAGVDPDRIVLWGTSFSGGHVISVAADDQRVAAVVSQVPHVSGLATALRVPPRTAVRQVWSAIADLIRAARADEPRYIPIVGPPGSLAAMTSADALPGYSAMFGEEPWENRVAARSLIEVVRYSPIRRARRVTAPVLVQVARRDRVTPPAAARRMALRLPNGRLREYDCGHFDAYRGEWRERFLADQLEFLAPIAGRRLAVVSGG, from the coding sequence GTGAGGGTCGCCAGCGAGCTCGAGCTAACCGAGGTTCGGTTCACCTCGGGCGCAGAAGAGTGCGCGGGATGGCTCATTTGGCCCACTGCTGCGCACGGGGTCCCAGGGGCTCAGGGAGCGCAGGGGGACGGGCCCGTTGCTTGCGTGGTGATGGCGCACGGCTTCGGTGCCACGCGGCGCGGCGGGCTCCTCCGCTTCGCTCAGGCGTTCGCTCGAGCCGGGATGGCGGTTCTGCTGTTCGACTACCGGCACTTCGGGGAGAGCGGGGGTCTGCCGCGGCAGCTCGTGGACGTGCGGGAGCAGCTCGAGGATTGGCATGCCGCAGTCGCTTACGCGCGGTCGTTGGCGGGCGTCGATCCCGACCGCATCGTGCTGTGGGGCACATCGTTCAGCGGCGGGCACGTGATCTCCGTGGCAGCGGACGATCAGCGGGTGGCAGCGGTGGTCAGTCAGGTTCCCCACGTCAGCGGGCTGGCGACCGCCCTGCGCGTGCCGCCCCGCACGGCAGTGCGACAGGTCTGGAGCGCGATCGCCGATCTGATCCGCGCCGCGCGCGCTGACGAACCGCGCTACATCCCGATCGTCGGCCCTCCCGGCAGCCTTGCAGCGATGACCTCGGCCGACGCACTGCCTGGCTATTCGGCGATGTTCGGCGAAGAACCCTGGGAGAACCGCGTGGCCGCACGCTCGCTGATCGAAGTGGTGCGGTACTCGCCGATTCGGCGGGCGCGGCGAGTTACGGCGCCGGTGCTGGTGCAAGTCGCCCGACGCGACCGAGTGACGCCGCCCGCGGCTGCGCGGCGCATGGCTCTGCGGCTGCCGAACGGTCGCCTGCGGGAGTACGACTGCGGACACTTCGACGCCTACCGGGGAGAGTGGCGCGAGCGGTTCTTGGCCGACCAGCTCGAATTCCTGGCGCCGATCGCGGGTAGGCGTCTGGCTGTGGTGAGCGGGGGGTGA
- a CDS encoding TetR/AcrR family transcriptional regulator codes for MQPQKSRDATDAAPEGRPYGGVPASERRAARRARLIEAGLDLIGTVGFDRTTVRGVCRRAGLTERYFYEHFENRDDLLAAVYEHVIESVRAETLAALAEAPATLEDRVRAGVSAFVGALDRDRRRARVQLLESVGRDEQLEHRRREVMHEFAALLEEMSAGLLPADRNDPDERRIAALALVGATNEVVIDWVLGYLEVPRERLVEVLVRIYLAVARG; via the coding sequence GTGCAACCCCAGAAGTCCCGCGACGCTACCGACGCCGCTCCCGAAGGGCGCCCCTACGGGGGCGTTCCGGCGAGTGAGCGTCGCGCCGCGCGACGCGCCCGGTTGATCGAGGCTGGACTCGATTTGATCGGCACGGTCGGTTTCGATCGCACCACCGTGCGCGGCGTTTGCCGGCGCGCGGGCCTCACCGAGCGCTACTTCTACGAGCACTTCGAGAACCGCGACGACCTTCTGGCAGCGGTTTACGAGCACGTGATCGAAAGCGTCCGCGCCGAGACGCTGGCGGCGCTCGCCGAGGCACCGGCGACCCTCGAGGACCGTGTGCGGGCCGGCGTTTCGGCTTTCGTCGGCGCGCTCGACCGCGACCGCCGCCGGGCCCGCGTGCAGCTGCTCGAGAGCGTCGGACGGGACGAGCAACTGGAACATCGCCGACGCGAGGTGATGCACGAGTTCGCGGCCCTGCTCGAGGAGATGTCGGCGGGTCTTCTCCCAGCCGACCGTAACGACCCCGACGAGCGGCGCATCGCCGCACTCGCCTTGGTCGGAGCAACCAACGAGGTCGTAATCGATTGGGTGCTCGGTTATCTCGAGGTGCCGCGGGAACGACTGGTCGAGGTGCTCGTGCGCATCTACTTGGCGGTCGCCCGCGGCTGA
- a CDS encoding methylated-DNA--[protein]-cysteine S-methyltransferase codes for MARAASGEMRERWCAIATVLGTVLVCGTPDGVRRVILPAPDSSQPPSELPGLRDTSGRAFASEVGPVIAALARGDTVARHELPTIAWGAVHGFTRAVLEYVSTIPRGAVRTYGEVASALGRPGAARAVGQALRANPVPLLVPCHRVVAADGSLGGFSAGGRRQKERLLEAEGALRRDLSGPTKDAMRALVRRAR; via the coding sequence GTGGCGCGCGCGGCGAGCGGCGAGATGCGGGAGCGGTGGTGCGCGATCGCGACTGTTCTCGGCACAGTGCTCGTTTGCGGGACACCCGACGGTGTGCGCAGGGTGATCCTGCCTGCGCCAGACAGCTCGCAGCCACCTTCCGAGCTGCCCGGCTTGCGCGACACGAGTGGCCGCGCCTTCGCCAGCGAGGTCGGGCCGGTGATCGCCGCGCTGGCGCGCGGTGACACGGTCGCCCGGCACGAACTCCCGACGATCGCTTGGGGGGCGGTGCACGGCTTCACGCGCGCCGTGCTCGAGTACGTCTCGACGATTCCTCGGGGAGCTGTCCGCACCTACGGAGAGGTCGCTTCGGCGCTCGGTCGCCCGGGTGCTGCGCGCGCCGTCGGGCAAGCGCTGCGAGCGAATCCGGTGCCTCTGCTCGTGCCTTGCCACCGAGTGGTCGCTGCAGATGGCTCGCTCGGCGGGTTCAGTGCCGGCGGGAGGCGGCAAAAGGAGCGCCTGTTGGAAGCGGAAGGAGCGCTTCGCCGAGACCTCTCCGGCCCGACTAAAGACGCGATGCGAGCGCTTGTGCGGCGAGCTCGATGA